In the genome of Mastomys coucha isolate ucsf_1 unplaced genomic scaffold, UCSF_Mcou_1 pScaffold21, whole genome shotgun sequence, the window CCTCTATACTTAGTATACTTTAAGACAATAGTCATATATGCTCAGCAAAACTACTCTCTTCTGTGTAAATGCTTATACAGTGTTGaactttttcttaaatgtattttttcaatgatttttttaaaaccttttcttaTAAGGTTGAGAATAAGCTATTTAGTTcatgttataaaaatattaatatgattATTCAGCTGTATGTTGtgacaagttttaaaataaatatgaattataattgtaaacaaaaagtatttaataGGTGTATCCTACAAGCATAGAAAAATGCCTCTTTATGGTCTGTTCAAGAAATATGTCATTAGTTACTGAATTGATGAGTACATGGATTCCACAAGACAGCAGTCAATCTGAGGATACCCTTGAATGACATTGGCCTTAGACTGTCATTTATTATGACCAAGTCTCACCCTCATATGTTCTTTAGTATCGTTAAGGAAGAGGCGTCAGTTTCCCTCTTTTCATTCTATTCACATCCAGGAAAGCAGATAGAAAGGAAAGTGAAACTATCACTTGTTAGCCATGCTTAGTGGACAGGACTTTAATCACTCCAACTCTGACTCAGTTTTCTCtttatgttctctccagttttgCCTATTCCTGTCTGAATTTGGAAGATCTCTTTGTTCTGTggaaccaatagcttatgttttAATGGAAATTTTGACATGTTTCCTGAATAGTtgcttttatcctttcttttctttcttgtaggAAAGTATAGAATTTAATCTTTAAATGAATGGACACTTCAAAAACAgcagttaattaatttttattttattgaaaatgtcaaGGAAAATTTGACATTTATCCTatacttaaagaagaaattaaaaacatacatataaaccaTATCCTTGATTTGAGATTTTctgtaatgttattttaaaatgtatttagtatTCACTTTTTGGATAAAAggaacatttattcatttctggtgggagttCAAACTCTTAGAGCAAGTGTGGTGGCTCTATATAGAAATTAGTGTGGCAGTTCCTTAAGAATCTGATAAAAGATCTGCCATATAATCCAGATATATCCATCTTGAGCATATATCCTAAGGACTCCACATAGTACCTCAAATTGTATTAGAAAGTATACATCTTATTTGTCCAGGTAAACtcttttaaatactaaaatattacCTTGTTAAAATTGTGGGTTTTCTCAATAACATTATATATGTTCTATTCccaaatgtcatttttattatctctttattcctaaatgtcttctttttctattgaaaataggTTCTTCTCCAATACTTCCCACATTTTGCCCTTTTATTACTACTTCTATCTCTCCATCCTCATCTCTGTCCATTGGAGCCACTACCaatctgtttcccttcagaaaggtaCAGGCCTCCAAAAGACAACAacgaaacataaaacaaaatacagtaagCCACGGCAAAAGCCCTCGCATcaaagctggacaaggcaacccaacaaGAAGACAGAATCCCAGAAGGaagtaaaagagtcagagacacatgCATCTCCCTATGTTAGAAGTCCCATAAAACATGAGCTGACAGCcataacacatatgcagaggGCCTGATTCAGATCATGTGATTTCTGTGCTTGCTGGGTCAGTCCCCAGGAGACCATATAGCCCCTGCCTAATTTATTCTGTGttgggtttttggggttttgtttttaattctgtttattatttaattcaaAGATCAAGTAAAAAGTCAGGATCAAGTAAAATACTAATCTGCAGTGATACATTTAATTAATGAAGGCTAGTTAAATGAATTTTAGCTAGATAAAATAATAGACATTATTAGATGGACATATCATAAGAACATTCCTGACATCTAACTGTGTGTAGAGTGTAGCTTTAGTTTCAGAGAGTCTAAATTCAAAGTTTTCTGAAGGTAATGTTAGATATTAAGATGAAAATATGTACTTAAAAACAtccatgccgggcagtggtggcgcatgtctttaatcctagcacttgggaggcagaggcaggcggatttctgagttcgaggccagcctggtctacagagtgagttccaggacagccagggctatatagagaaaccctgtctcgaaaaaaccaaaaaaaaaaaaaaaaaacatccagaaCCCAAGAATAATATAATTAGTTATGGAAGAAGAACTGATTGAAACTGATACTAGTCATTCTTTTAATGTCCCCAGAACAAAAGAGATTTAAAAGCATAGAAGAATAATTCATTAAAGTATTTGATCTTAAAGTAATTAcaaaagcttttaatttttttctagaaatcaGGAAAGATAACTTTTCACAGAAAAAATATTATAGATggtcaaatatttttaaaagaccaagGAGAGGAAATATATCCCTAAGTGATATGAACCTAGTTTATAAGCTTTAATTCTTTATCAATAACTATTAGATATTACTATGAAATTATTGGAATTGCTAAAAAGAATGTTAACaggttttaaatttatatttccagTATATAAGAAAAACATAGAATAAAGAAAGTAAAGTGGTACATGTTAAATCATTACATATaccttatataaaaatttaaaaatattacaaatatttaataaatatattaaatattatagatTATGTTTTCtgatatatttaagtatatttatacaatatttttaaaaacacagaataaagacACAGAATCATCATGTACTTGCAATGGGAATATATCTAAATATACAAATGTGTGCTTATGGGggagcagaagaagagaaagaactaaTGCTTGTTTCAACTCAGATTTCATCTCCTCTAGTGAGAAGACAGGAACTGGATACTCTGCCATCTAGGGtaattccttctgtttttataattgtgtgtgttCATTAATACATATGTGAGCCACTGGgcacaagtacatacacacagaattaGGATGACAGTATATAACCTGCTGTATCACTCTCTATCATgttcctttgaggcaggatctctcacagaACCTGCAGATTGGCTTGTAGCCAGTAAGTCCCATtgatcttccttctccctctgaccCCACAGTGCAGGGGTTACATGGTTCTGGAATTTGTAATCAGGTCCTATGCTagcacagcaagtgctcttacccactcagcATCACTCCAatcccatgtttgtttgttttaatctgttAAGACTTTGACATTATGATTCTTTTTGTATGTACTACTACTTAGTTTTGCCAGCCCATAGCTCTCATTCTAGACTCTTGGATCCAGCTGGTTTGAGAATGGGATGAGCACAAAATGCACTATTTATTTTCACTGCCACCTTAACTGGCTCTTCACTACCTGGAGATTAGTTGTTAAAGGGATTATCAATCCTCAAGGCAACATTCAGGAATACAGTCATTCCTTGCTATAATTGTTAAAGTCATTTTCCTCCCAATAAGACTATCCTTCACAGATAATATCTAACAGAACATTCTGAATCTGACATTAACTTTTGTGTCTTTCTAGGGTCCAGTGTCAGAGAAACTGCTTTGCACAGTGATTCTCACAGTCGTCCATGTCTGAATTTAATACTACATTTCAACCTTCTGTCTTCATCCTCACTGGCCTCAGAGGGCTGGTGGGTGCCCGCCTTTGGTTGGGACCACTCCTGAGCCTAATGTACATCACCACGTTGGCAGGGAACTGTACAGTAATTTACTTAGTGAGGACTGAAAGGAGTCTGCACGAGCCCCAGTACCATTTTTTGTCTATGCTGGCCGGGGCTGACATTATCTTGTCTGTCTCTACACTGTTCTCTGTGTTAAAAGTCTTTCTCTTTGACCTTTATGAAATTGCATTTGACAGTTGCCTTGCTCAGCTCTTCTTCATCCATACATCATCTTCCATGGGCTCAGGAATCTTGTTAGCTATGGCTTTTGACCgctttgtggccatcagtcacccCCTGCAATACACAACTATACTTACAAACTCACGAGTCACCAAGATGGGCCTGGCAGCCTTTCTGAGGGGTGTAGGGCTCATGATGCCCTTGCCTATATTGCTTAAGAGATTACCATTCTGCAAGGGGCAGCTGCTGTCCTATTCCTACTGTATCCACCCAAATGTCATGAAACTAGCCTGTGGCCAAGTCAagatcaatattttctatgggcttgttttggttatattttcctttGGGGTGGACTTTCTGCTCATAGCCATTTCTTATGCTCTGATATTTCAAGCAGTTATGGGGATCGCTTCCAGAGAAGGTCAGATGAAGGCACTCAATACTTGCTTGTCTCATATCTTTATTGTCTTTATCTACTATGGCCCTTTGCTGGCAATAACTGTAATGCATCGAATCAGCCGCAGAAGTTCTCCAATAGCACATGCAGTCCTGGGGAATATCTATCTTTTTATGCCCCCAATGCTCAACCCAATTGTATATAGCCTGAAGACCAAGCAGATTCGTTCTGCTCTGAGAAAATCTTTGAAGATCCAGAGAAGATGAACAGTTCAGAAAGTTAATGACAGTTTCAATGAAGAAAAGTACAATTTTCAATTTCACAATGAACATGAttgtttattttactgtatttatacCTGGAGTGTGTATATAGAtatgaaaaaagataaaatgttgaaATTGCAGCTTTTGTGAATAaagatattacatttatatactcacaagttttattttctcttatatttcttaGTGCATGTTTTGATGGACTTTGCTAACTAGACAGTAAAAAGCAGCTCTTGGCTAGATATTTTGTTACCTTCTATTCATGGGTACTACATTTTTATAGCTCCAAATGAGGGTTATGATTAAATAATTCCATAAAAGATTCAGAAATTTCATCAAATCCCCAATcctatttctttactttctgccttgatttctttcctctggttcttactctattttatttactaaaatatcCTCAATCTTTCTTGCACTATTTCTATGAGAACAAAATTCATATCCAACATCGACAATTTTGACTATACTTGCTACAGAGTGTTTGGGTCATAGCATTCCACTAggaaattattttgtatatttttttctcaaaatactcCTGGATCTGCATCCACATCCTTTTTAGAGGAACAATACATTTATTCTGATTTCCTATAGCTCATACCATTGTTAGCTAGTTTTGTATCTTTGATCTGCTCCAGTTACAGAACATCTGGATCATCATTTTGACAAGCTTGCTTGTGATCTTCAGATGGGCATGCCCATATGCATATGTTCTTAGCAATAGTCTTCGAAGGCATGAAAAACAGGGTTTACTTTCAAGAACTTCTTCAAATGCAATTTTTCTCCCAAATTTTCTCTATACCTAAGtgatgatacttttttttttgttttcagggTGAAGATTAATACCCTTATCTCTACTTTTAACAGTCTGTTTCATTAGTATCATTCACTAACATTTCTTAATTTAccttaaatgctttcatttttctatgtctGAATGTTAAATATTCTAATGGCTTTTCTGCATGTAATGTGGAACTGAATTCTA includes:
- the LOC116100712 gene encoding olfactory receptor 51E1-like; this encodes MSEFNTTFQPSVFILTGLRGLVGARLWLGPLLSLMYITTLAGNCTVIYLVRTERSLHEPQYHFLSMLAGADIILSVSTLFSVLKVFLFDLYEIAFDSCLAQLFFIHTSSSMGSGILLAMAFDRFVAISHPLQYTTILTNSRVTKMGLAAFLRGVGLMMPLPILLKRLPFCKGQLLSYSYCIHPNVMKLACGQVKINIFYGLVLVIFSFGVDFLLIAISYALIFQAVMGIASREGQMKALNTCLSHIFIVFIYYGPLLAITVMHRISRRSSPIAHAVLGNIYLFMPPMLNPIVYSLKTKQIRSALRKSLKIQRR